taaaataaaaaaataaatacatcTAGGTTATGGTGgaatgaaaataaaaatgatgtaTGGAATGCTATGTTATGCGgttatgaaaaatataaaaaagatacTACAAATAAACGATTTGACAAAACATGGTGTGATATTCCTACTGAAGATAAAACTCCTCAATTTTTAAGATGGTTACTTGAATGGGGTGAACAAGCATGTAGAGAAAAACTACAACTGTCCAAAGATCTAAAGACAAAGTGTAATCATATGTttgatgaatataaaaagtcTGGTATAGGAGAAATAGAAAACACTAAATGTAGATCAATAATTAATGACTATATGAATTGGTATTATAAGCGAAATCCAGAATGGAACCAACTAtctaaaaaatataatacatttatacAAGAAAATTCGACCGGTAATACTAAAGCAACTGAAAAAACTGCTCaggaatatataaaagataaatgCGTAAATTGTGATTGTAATTTAAACGATTTGAATGAGATAAGCAAAGTTTCTgataataaagaagaatTATTGAAAGAATTGATTAGTATATCCGACTATGATAGCACTGGCCCAAATTCAATcatgaaaaaaatagtCAAGATATCTAAATTTGATCGTACAACTGTTCGAAAAACTAAAGATTTCTTAATGGATACGTTTCAAAAAGGGTTAAACTATTCTATTTTGGGCACAAAAATTGGAATAATAGGAGGAATATTTGGTTTAGACACTGTTGTgaataaaattaaagaaattaCCGATAACATAAACTCATCAATATCACAAGAGACTAAGAAATCTTCTCAAAATATACCTGCACAAACTCTAATACCGGCTAGAAAAACAAATCCATCCACTGGTAAATCACTTCCGCTCCAGGAAACTCTATCACAATACGTTATTCCC
The window above is part of the Plasmodium gaboni strain SY75 chromosome Unknown, whole genome shotgun sequence genome. Proteins encoded here:
- a CDS encoding putative EMP1-like protein, which gives rise to MLCGYEKYKKDTTNKRFDKTWCDIPTEDKTPQFLRWLLEWGEQACREKLQLSKDLKTKCNHMFDEYKKSGIGEIENTKCRSIINDYMNWYYKRNPEWNQLSKKYNTFIQENSTGNTKATEKTAQEYIKDKCVNCDCNLNDLNEISKVSDNKEELLKELISISDYDSTGPNSIMKKIVKISKFDRTTVRKTKDFLMDTFQKGLNYSILGTKIGIIGGIFGLDTVVNKIKEITDNINSSISQETKKSSQNIPAQTLIPARKTNPSTGKSLPLQETLSQYVIPTTVISVVGGTVLGLILYK